GAACCGCTGGATCGCATTCAAGGCCGGCCAGCCCGAGGCGTTCACTGCCTTCATGGCACGCGGACGCGAAGTCTGCGGCCTGTTCGAGCGGCCCTTCGTCTCGTGGCGCAACGACGTGGCGCTGTTCATGGGGCCGCGCCAGTCGGGCTATTCGGCGCTGGACGTGGACGACCTCACGGCGGTCGAGGTGCGCTCGCACCGTGCGATGGCCGCGCACCTGGACTACTTCAAGGCGCATGCGCCGGGCTTCGAGGATGCCTACCTGATGCTGAGCGCGCCGCAGATCGGGGTGCGCCATGCGCGGCGCCTCTCCGGCGTGGGCGCGGTGCTGCGCAGCCAGTGGCCCGATGGTGTGGCGCTGGCCGACGAAGTGGGCGTCACGCCGGCGGTGTCGCCGAAGTTCCCGAACATCTCCATTCCCTACGGCGCCCTGGTGCCGCAGCAGCTCGACGGCCTGCTGGCCTGCGGGCGCCACATCTCGTGCGACCGCAACTCGCACGGTTTCATGCGCGAGATTCCGCAGTGCTGGATCACGGGCCAGGCCGCGGGCGTGGCGGCGGCGCTGGCGTCGCGCGCCGGCATCGCCCCGCGCCGGGTCGACATCGGCGCGTTGCAGTCCGAATTGCTGGCGCAGGGGGTGTATTTGCGCGCCGGCGCCGGCCAGGGCGCCGCGTCGTCCGTCACGGCCGAAGCCGGCGCCTGAGCTCGCGCGATGAACCCGATCGACCGCCTTTCGCCAGCCTCTACATTGCAGAGTCTTGCAAAGCGTTCAAAGGGTCCCTCCATGTCCACCGACAAAAACGACAGCTCTCTTTCCGCCTTCGGCGCCGCCGAGTCGCGCGGCGAACGCTCCGACACCGTGAGCGCGCTGGAGCGCGGCATCTCGGTGCTGCGCTGCTTCAGCGAAGAGCGGCCGGTGCTGGGCCATGCCGACGTGGCGCGCATGACCGGCATTCCGCGCCCGACCGTCAACCGGCTGGTCGCGACGCTGCTCTCCATGGGCATGCTCAAGGCCGCGCAGGCGGCCGACCGCTTCATGCTCGGCCCGGGCGTGGTGTCGCTCGCGCGCGTGTTCCTCGGCAGCCTCGACGTGCGGGCTGCGGCGCGGCCCAGCATGCAGGCGATGGCGGAGGAGGTGGGCGCCTCGGTCTACCTCGCGGTGCGCGACGGCATGGAGATGGTGCTGATCGAGGCCTGCCGCCCGCGCTCGTCGATGCTGTCGGCGCGGCTCGACGTGGGCTCGCGCGCGCCGCTGCCGAACTCGGCCCTGGGCCGCGCCTACCTCTCGGCCCTGCCCGAAGCCCAGCGCAACCAGTTGATCGACTCGATGCGCCTCCTGCGCGGCCCCGAATGGGACAGCATCGCGCCGCCCATGACGCGCGCCATCGGCGAGGCGAAGCGGCTCGGCTACTGCCTGTCGATCGGCGAATTCCACCGCGAGATCAACTCGGTGTCGGTGCCGCTCATCGGCCCGGACGGCGAGGTGATGGCGCTCAACGGCGGCGGCGCCGCCTTCGTCTTTACCGAGGAGCGCCTGCGCAACGAACTCGCACCGCGCCTGCACGACATCGCGCTCACCATCGCGCGTGACATCGGCGGCCACGTGCCCACACCCTCGCCGGGCTAGAGAACCGGCCGGGGACCCTTCCCCACGAGACAGAAGAACGGAGACACAGGCCATGCACCTGAACGATGAAGAAAAGGCCATGCGGGACGGCCGCGACGGACCGGCCGTGCAGAAGGCGATGGACCTCTTGATGCGCTACGGCGAAGCCCTCGGCGCCGAGCGGCTGGTCGAGACGCGCAACGTTTGCGCCAGCATCACCTCGACCACGCCCTTCCAACGCGATTTCGCGCTCGCCAAGGGCGGCGGCATGGACGCGGTGTTCTCCGAATTCAGCCTCGACAGCCAGGAGACCGTCGAGATCCCGAAGTTCAAGGTCTTCACGAGCCACCTGCAGCTGGGCTTCGATCCCGGCCAGCCCGAGCGCATGGGCGTGAGCGAGGAGATCGTCCAGTTCTACAACAAGAGCGAGCGCCATGCGGCCGGCCTCGGTGCGCAGATCATGAACACCTGCACGCCTTACCAGGTCGGCAACATCCCGACGCGTGGGGAGCACTGCGCGTGGATGGAGT
The sequence above is drawn from the Variovorax sp. J2L1-78 genome and encodes:
- a CDS encoding IclR family transcriptional regulator codes for the protein MSTDKNDSSLSAFGAAESRGERSDTVSALERGISVLRCFSEERPVLGHADVARMTGIPRPTVNRLVATLLSMGMLKAAQAADRFMLGPGVVSLARVFLGSLDVRAAARPSMQAMAEEVGASVYLAVRDGMEMVLIEACRPRSSMLSARLDVGSRAPLPNSALGRAYLSALPEAQRNQLIDSMRLLRGPEWDSIAPPMTRAIGEAKRLGYCLSIGEFHREINSVSVPLIGPDGEVMALNGGGAAFVFTEERLRNELAPRLHDIALTIARDIGGHVPTPSPG